The Triticum aestivum cultivar Chinese Spring chromosome 4B, IWGSC CS RefSeq v2.1, whole genome shotgun sequence sequence TGTAAACATGTATCTTCAAAGAAATCGTGTGATGTATTTTGATACTGTTGGGGAACATGTTGACGATTCTGATTAGCAGAGACAGGCAAAAGAGATTGccaaaccaaaataaaataaaaatataaaggTAGGCGTATTGTTCTTTTTTATAAATATTTCTACCAACATATACATATGAAAatccaacttgtttgggactgaaagtcgtcgtcgttgttgtatATACATGTGAAAATCAAACATCTGTTGGAGGCCATGCAAATGTCCAAAACAATATGCATTTATAAATGGGGTGACTATTAGTTTTTCTGCTTACCCTGTGTGCAACTGTTGTCCATTTAATGTACCGCTACATTAGCATTGATATGTCAATtgaatagaaaataaaataaacgcTAGGTCTTAAGAAAAGATTATTAGGACGTATTAAAGTTTCGGCAAGTCCTTCCGCATTCCATCTTCTGACCAATATCCTTTTTCAGAGACGATTTGCCAACTGGTACTAAAATGTGAACATCGATGGGTCAGGCATAAACCTTATGTTCTCTATTTGTCTTCCATGACCGGCCACATTATGGTTGTACTGCAACTGTATTTTTCATTAGTGCCATATCATGAGTCTAGTTCCTTCCACGCGCTCATCTAAGTATAGTTATCTTTCGTTGAAAGATGCTAAAACATCATTTGACTATTCTACTTTCTATTTCCTCCTGTTTTTAACTTCTTATCAAACATGAAGTGGTTTACTAATTTAATTAAATATAGTTTTATTCTACATCTTTTTTTTGTTGCATTTCATATATAAATCCGATCGTCTTCTATAAGTTGATTCCGAAAGTTAGTATTGTAATAAATTTTGTGTGGAGTATGTATGAAAAATCAAATTTTCTGATTTTCTTATGCCTCTTATTCCAATTTGTTTCACCTTATAAGAAATACTTTTTTGAAAGAAAACTATAAGAGAGATCCTACTCTATAAATAGAACCTAAATTTGCATGCATGAGGAGTTAAACTATGGTGGTTGGCTTGTTCATCCATTCAACCAGCCAACTGAGCTAGCTTCTATTGCATTGATTGCCTGTGTGGAATTTATGTGACTACCTCTTTTTTTTGTGGGCATTTTTTTTGTAAATCTCTGACAGGTGGCTTTATATGCGTACACATGTATTTGTTATTTTGAAAGTTTAGAttgttttttataaacttggtcaaactttataaaatttgacttaggtaaaagctaatatgtggagtaaataaaaatggagggagtacaaaatatgTATGTATATACCCTGTTGCGAGCAAATTTCTCTTTCTTACTATTCTTATCCCTATCTTATATACTATTATTGTATTTGCTTTAGAACTCTACTTATTTTATTTACCTGTGCAAGTTCATCTCCTTCTGTAATTGGCTACTTGTAGTTGCCTAGATGTGTACATGTTGAATCCGTATCGGTCTAAATATATTGCTTGAACGTCTCTTTCTTTTCTTATACTATATATATGACGCTATTAACCCTGTTTAATTTATTTTGTCATGTATGTCTAATTAGTTAACACTAGCCATTGCTTTTCTACTACTTTAATAATAATATAACTGATAGATTGATTGATCGTCCCACAAATTGATGTATATACTATTAATCCCGGTTGTTTTTTTTTCCTGATGTGTATGTCTAGTTAACCATGGCCATTCATTTTCTATTACTTCAgtaatataatagatagatagattgtcCTGCAACTTGATGTATATTTTGCATTCATCTGGATAGATATAGGTAGCAAGCCTCTAAAGCGGTGCTCTGGTTTATTGATTGATTGGGACGAGGAGAGCAAAACCTGCGTTGTTTTGACAACTGCACATCTGATTCGCACAAAGGATTCTCCTGTCAATGTCTGGTTTGGCGGAGAAGAGTATACTTCCAATGCTGATGTGAGCCAATGTTTTGTCTTTTAACTTCTATGCGTGTTTTTTCATTTTAGTTGATTCCAAATCACATTAATTATTACTTGGTGTAAGATAGTTAGTTTGAAATTGCATTTCTTTTGCTATTGGACTTCTCTAGTAACACAAAGAAGCAACAAATATGTTTGATTAAAAACATTTATGTACATCTAGATTTTCTTTGTAGGCATTACTCAGAATGTAATCTGATTCTTTCTCCAATGTTTTTAGGTCACTGTTCATTTACTAGATGGCACTAGTGAAAAGGGACAGCTGCTGTACTACCAGCCACACTATGATCTTGCTTTTGTGCGGGTTAAAGTGGACCAGCCTATCCAGTTGCCGTCTTTCAGTGAAGAAGTGACATTTGCTGAAGAAGTTCTTCGGCTAGGACGAGACAATATGTTAGATCTACGGATAACTTATGGTAGAGCTGCATATCAGAATCCAGTTATTGATGAGCGGTATCATTACATGTACTTTGATTGTGCAGATGATGATAACGACGATGACGAGGTAATATTTATTGTCACAAGATTGCATAATTGTTTAATGTTATATATTGCAATATGTTATGACTATTTTTGTATGTTGTAGTATGACAGCGGAGGGCTAGTCATTAGCTTGGATGGAAAAATTGTTGGAATGTTCAACATTAGCTCGAGGGGGTCTTTCATACCTTCTTCTATTTTGCTCAGTTGTGTGGATTTGTGGAAGAAATATGGGTGCgcttctctctattttttctctCATGCAATTTAATTACTGTAAACTATGTTTGCGTAAATAGCTGCAATGGTTAATTCATGTATATATTTTTATGTTTGAACAAATAGCTACAAGTAATAATTTATCAATGATGGTGTAGCTGGGCATGTTGAGACTTAAAAACAATTCATGATGCCAACCACTTGTTGGAAAGAAGATGATTACCTTACCATTATACTCTACATGTCTTTACTATCGTTTACAGCTCAAGTGCAGACTGAATTTAATAGAGATCAATTGTGATAGTCGTCCGGTTTGTATTGAAATATGTCAATTTATTTTAACATAACATCATGGAAGATCCTTTTTGAGTCTTTTTCAACTCTCACTAATGTATCATTCCCTTTGAACTCTATTCAAATTGGCATATTGCTTTCTATTGTTTTTTTTTGCAACATGCTAGAAAGAAGTTGGATTCTGCTGAAGATGGCTCATTTAGAAAGTATAACTTGCTTGTGTATACCATGTTATAAATATGTTAATGATTATTTGATTTGGTATAGGCGCATCCCCCGGCCCCAACTTGGAATGGCGTTTGAGGCCATCAAGCTTCTAGAGCCTGCTCATGTTGACAAGATATGGCGCATGTGCCACATTGATGATGGTCTTGTTGTTCAAGAGGTATATACAGTGCCTTCCTGAATGTACTTAATTTCTCATGTGTATAGTGGTTAATTATTGCCAATTGAACCTTAGGTCTTGAAAGGATCTCCTGCTGATAAATTTGGAATCGAAAGAGGTGATATTGTTGAGTGTTTCAATGGAGAATCCATTTCTAATACTGTTGAGGTGAGTGCATTAGATATTTGTAGGTTTCAAATGAAGTGACAATAAGTTACATCTGCGTGACATTGGGTAACTTCATGCTCTTGATTCTGTGTTTTTTCTGCAATTATCAGTTGGAGAATAGGTTGATGAACACATGCAAGGGCCTTTCAGACAATTATAATGACCTTATTGAAGTTCATGTTTCTGTAAGTTCAGTTCTTGATTGATCCTAATCTTATTACTAAAATGCTAGCGCTAACAAATGTGTTATGCTGACTGTATAGGTTGGGGTGTTTCACACGCTTAAAAAACAGCGAAGGATTGGAGAGTTGACTGTAAGTGTATCCGATCTTGGAGAAGTTATTGCAAGAGGTACACATCTCCTATTTTAACCTAGTCCCATCTAAAAATTATCTTGAGGGTTAATTTGATTTATTCCTCTCTGAATTTCTAGAGATAAAAAAATGCCACTGCAGAAAAACGACTTATCAAAAATGCCACCGCAACTTCCCTATACTTTGAAATATGTCGTTATGCCCGATTCCACACTAGTACCGGTCAATAGCCTCTTGTATTTCGCTTCGTATGCCTGCAGATAGGACACTTACCTGTAGAGATCAAATTTGCCCCAGCCTCTTACCACACATCTAGCTATCTCAAACCCCTAGCAGAAAACCCCAATCCGCTTCTCCCCTGCACAGTCTGCACCCAGCCTCCAACCGCCTCTGCCTGACTGCTTCTACCCCGGCGACTTGCCGCCACTACCTGTGCTCTTTCTTCAGTTAGCTCCCCGCCGGCTCCCTGCATCCTACGGTCCGCAGCGACGAACTGCGCAGTTTCTCCCCTGCCTGCTGACTTGGACTCATGCTCATGACAGCCCACGGGCTCCAACTGCCTTCGCTGCCTACCAATGTTCGAGTCGTCACGGGGAGGAGCGGCAGTTGTGCCTCCCCGTTCGCCTGTTCTAGTCACCGTGAACTGCAGGTTGCTCCGCCCAGTCCTGTTCCATGTCTGCAATGTATGTGCTGCAGCTTGCCACAATTTGCTGCAATGCGGTGTTTTTCTATTTCAGGTAGCTAAGTCTGTTACCAAAATATTGAGCATGATGACCATGATGTTGACATGTCCAGAAAGGATCAGTTTTTACCAAAAACTTGAGCATGACATCTACACATTTTACCAAAAAATTGAGCATGACTTCAGGTTGGAACAACTAGAAATCTATGAGTTCACACAATATAAAGCATCAGATTGGCAATAAAAGTTCCATGTTGTGTTGAGCATCTGGTTCACCAAAGATTTCAATGTTCAAACATGCAAGTTGAAGTTGACAATAGAAGCTCCATAATTCTTCACACAAGTTCACAAAATACAAGTTCTCTGCACAAAATACAGTTGACAAGTTCTTGTGCAACGATCTATAAGATAAAACATAGTACCAAGTAAGAAGCAATGATATGTAAAACAAATTAACACGAGGGAAAACATTAGTTTGAAGTTCGGTCTTCACCAACATCAGATAAGATCATAAGAGTTCCTGCTCGGATTCTGGCTCATCGCATGTTTTCTTTGTATGGCCCACTCCTTTACATATTTTGCACCTGACCACCTTTCTACCAGGTTCAAGAAAAATCTCCTAATTCTCTGCTTCTTAGGTCTGTCTAGAGTCCTTGGAGAAGGTGAGTGTACTTTGCAACCCAAGTGGATTTTACACTCAATTGTGTCTTATTTGTGAATCTGTCATGGATGGTGCTGACCCAGCATATGCTGCCCTAAACTTCTCAATGCTGTAAAAATTATCCACATGTGCTTGGATCTCAGCTCCCCTGATTGAGCAGATGAAGGCCaatgcatgaaggcatggcttccCAGAAACTTGACACACTCTGCATGAACATGTGCTATCTTTTAGGTTCATGACGCGTCTTCTCACATTAAACTTACCC is a genomic window containing:
- the LOC123093072 gene encoding putative serine protease HhoA isoform X6; this encodes MSSDLEKSKNKRAMAAVPEEVLAKKRNLGREEGQEEEEKKDSPALLPMPRGSRGCFIDPRWLTAKIAKDKMDAAKLAAPIPPVKIPTLEHFKPPPRFHTRALLPLRESGSKAALSAAKSLVGISSSLDIGSKPLKRCSGLLIDWDEESKTCVVLTTAHLIRTKDSPVNVWFGGEEYTSNADVTVHLLDGTSEKGQLLYYQPHYDLAFVRVKVDQPIQLPSFSEEVTFAEEVLRLGRDNMLDLRITYGRAAYQNPVIDERYHYMYFDCADDDNDDDEYDSGGLVISLDGKIVGMFNISSRGSFIPSSILLSCVDLWKKYGRIPRPQLGMAFEAIKLLEPAHVDKIWRMCHIDDGLVVQEVLKGSPADKFGIERGDIVECFNGESISNTVELENRLMNTCKGLSDNYNDLIEVHVSVGVFHTLKKQRRIGELTVSVSDLGEVIARDPTVS
- the LOC123093072 gene encoding uncharacterized protein isoform X4, which gives rise to MSSDLEKSKNKRAMAAVPEEVLAKKRNLGREEGQEEEEKKDSPALLPMPRGSRGCFIDPRWLTAKIAKDKMDAAKLAPIPPVKIPTLEHFKPPPRFHTRALLPLRESGSKAALSAAKSLVGISSSLGSKPLKRCSGLLIDWDEESKTCVVLTTAHLIRTKDSPVNVWFGGEEYTSNADVTVHLLDGTSEKGQLLYYQPHYDLAFVRVKVDQPIQLPSFSEEVTFAEEVLRLGRDNMLDLRITYGRAAYQNPVIDERYHYMYFDCADDDNDDDEYDSGGLVISLDGKIVGMFNISSRGSFIPSSILLSCVDLWKKYGRIPRPQLGMAFEAIKLLEPAHVDKIWRMCHIDDGLVVQEVLKGSPADKFGIERGDIVECFNGESISNTVELENRLMNTCKGLSDNYNDLIEVHVSVGVFHTLKKQRRIGELTVSVSDLGEVIARGLPTHRILGMNFVLCDMLQRTWIKSYCLMNSLPEKGCQATRCFCAGRTVLDT
- the LOC123093072 gene encoding putative serine protease HhoA isoform X5, which codes for MSSDLEKSKNKRAMAAVPEEVLAKKRNLGREEGQEEEEKKDSPALLPMPRGSRGCFIDPRWLTAKIAKDKMDAAKLAAPIPPVKIPTLEHFKPPPRFHTRALLPLRESGSKAALSAAKSLVGISSSLDIGSKPLKRCSGLLIDWDEESKTCVVLTTAHLIRTKDSPVNVWFGGEEYTSNADVTVHLLDGTSEKGQLLYYQPHYDLAFVRVKVDQPIQLPSFSEEVTFAEEVLRLGRDNMLDLRITYGRAAYQNPVIDERYHYMYFDCADDDNDDDEYDSGGLVISLDGKIVGMFNISSRGSFIPSSILLSCVDLWKKYGRIPRPQLGMAFEAIKLLEPAHVDKIWRMCHIDDGLVVQEVLKGSPADKFGIERGDIVECFNGESISNTVELENRLMNTCKGLSDNYNDLIEVHVSVGVFHTLKKQRRIGELTVSVSDLGEVIARGSRKIS
- the LOC123093072 gene encoding uncharacterized protein isoform X1; this encodes MSSDLEKSKNKRAMAAVPEEVLAKKRNLGREEGQEEEEKKDSPALLPMPRGSRGCFIDPRWLTAKIAKDKMDAAKLAAPIPPVKIPTLEHFKPPPRFHTRALLPLRESGSKAALSAAKSLVGISSSLDIGSKPLKRCSGLLIDWDEESKTCVVLTTAHLIRTKDSPVNVWFGGEEYTSNADVTVHLLDGTSEKGQLLYYQPHYDLAFVRVKVDQPIQLPSFSEEVTFAEEVLRLGRDNMLDLRITYGRAAYQNPVIDERYHYMYFDCADDDNDDDEYDSGGLVISLDGKIVGMFNISSRGSFIPSSILLSCVDLWKKYGRIPRPQLGMAFEAIKLLEPAHVDKIWRMCHIDDGLVVQEVLKGSPADKFGIERGDIVECFNGESISNTVELENRLMNTCKGLSDNYNDLIEVHVSVGVFHTLKKQRRIGELTVSVSDLGEVIARGLPTHRILGMNFVLCDMLQRTWIKSYCLMNSLPEKGCQATRCFCAGRTVLDT
- the LOC123093072 gene encoding uncharacterized protein isoform X3, producing MSSDLEKSKNKRAMAAVPEEVLAKKRNLGREEGQEEEEKKDSPALLPMPRGSRGCFIDPRWLTAKIAKDKMDAAKLAAPIPPVKIPTLEHFKPPPRFHTRALLPLRESGSKAALSAAKSLVGISSSLGSKPLKRCSGLLIDWDEESKTCVVLTTAHLIRTKDSPVNVWFGGEEYTSNADVTVHLLDGTSEKGQLLYYQPHYDLAFVRVKVDQPIQLPSFSEEVTFAEEVLRLGRDNMLDLRITYGRAAYQNPVIDERYHYMYFDCADDDNDDDEYDSGGLVISLDGKIVGMFNISSRGSFIPSSILLSCVDLWKKYGRIPRPQLGMAFEAIKLLEPAHVDKIWRMCHIDDGLVVQEVLKGSPADKFGIERGDIVECFNGESISNTVELENRLMNTCKGLSDNYNDLIEVHVSVGVFHTLKKQRRIGELTVSVSDLGEVIARGLPTHRILGMNFVLCDMLQRTWIKSYCLMNSLPEKGCQATRCFCAGRTVLDT
- the LOC123093072 gene encoding uncharacterized protein isoform X2, coding for MSSDLEKSKNKRAMAAVPEEVLAKKRNLGREEGQEEEEKKDSPALLPMPRGSRGCFIDPRWLTAKIAKDKMDAAKLAPIPPVKIPTLEHFKPPPRFHTRALLPLRESGSKAALSAAKSLVGISSSLDIGSKPLKRCSGLLIDWDEESKTCVVLTTAHLIRTKDSPVNVWFGGEEYTSNADVTVHLLDGTSEKGQLLYYQPHYDLAFVRVKVDQPIQLPSFSEEVTFAEEVLRLGRDNMLDLRITYGRAAYQNPVIDERYHYMYFDCADDDNDDDEYDSGGLVISLDGKIVGMFNISSRGSFIPSSILLSCVDLWKKYGRIPRPQLGMAFEAIKLLEPAHVDKIWRMCHIDDGLVVQEVLKGSPADKFGIERGDIVECFNGESISNTVELENRLMNTCKGLSDNYNDLIEVHVSVGVFHTLKKQRRIGELTVSVSDLGEVIARGLPTHRILGMNFVLCDMLQRTWIKSYCLMNSLPEKGCQATRCFCAGRTVLDT